A single window of Aspergillus oryzae RIB40 DNA, chromosome 8 DNA harbors:
- a CDS encoding uncharacterized protein (predicted protein) produces the protein MAQQQPSRRVLDWIKQQHAEAGDASRRTRKLKARPRNSLEDILQNDPAASGRTPQQIPLPGSRDGSATASDQRERGRNAAKSSLELIEHEDTFILPSSIPLPPSLPPSPKLPPVLEQATENPPKKRQTYAEILDRAGGVFDHIKNGNVRKVPRVERTSITLYEYYSDNTASSVEIEDPEFISNYSDAPQGLSGRVFIVEDLSERTIHALGEAFGVTPEFFEEHLLNSGYGGAQYDDPPARSWKTAGLNKSYVSIQWVRPMYRRQPLFSSRDREDLLDLDHDGLDYISGNSIFSLKAETNIFRPEWDLRVDPRRTAKETREFGLVERASIWKKKAKNRDYEIVIVLLDPLPAISYSHDQTQVIPKIDMNSDSDHDYRDASDSDGAGTRPILIIEGDDGVEALAIPIENPRRERTGRRVFDWLLRRKRPEVHRTKVNLERTIQVLVKQMASRKPVTIDLEEAIVTGDLLATLQDELNETRSTQQEIHHMVEKKTAPVSLLDTLFEIIRQDTLTLLRVLNEILSDMEVDILDDTKMEDRLTLWRQLLTKAERELLDLIASIKEFLAFFGITHPANTSPAASDESSDILRSVSDLFDQINQMLARLRRASSSLTSNMGLLDSRRSIDEAHAVTRLTELAFIFIPLSFSASVFGMQIEPFEDSAPVWKFFVVASTVTTFAYLMRLTMRSQWLASLKQNVKQDVRRYAEQHSIPVQVRSLSMLLLLRWFGSVLNRSGKATWSWINKTSRKAGTELWQVIGFPVGLILITGIVAVAPIAVLWTRNMDQGVQGTVTAAIMLAILGLVGIPYWRNSDPDFRYALPRVILRLFERIPPTTRLILIWALGIMAFVAIPLALIWTRPLASGIKAGLTAAIVVILVTGVGFLVMQLLYSRALNISRGTTISSSEGTSVSAEPVVQDLRI, from the exons ATGGCTCAGCAACAGCCATCCCGTCGTGTTCTGGACTGGATCAAGCAACAACACGCCGAAGCGGGGGACGCTTCACGTAGGACGCGTAAGCTAAAGGCAAGACCTCGAAACTCGCTGGAGGATATCCTGCAAAATGATCCAGCCGCGTCTGGCAGAACACCTCAGCAGATTCCACTGCCCGGATCTCGCGATGGGTCAGCGACTGCCAGTGACCAGAGGGAACGAGGTCGAAATGCCGCGAAATCTTCCCTGGAGCTAATTGAACACGAGGACACATTCATACTACCTTCGTCTATTCCATTGCCACCATCATTGCCGCCCTCACCAAAACTACCTCCAGTACTAGAACAGGCGACCGAGAATCCGCCGAAGAAACGCCAAACTTATGCTGAAATTCTGGACCGCGCAGGGGGTGTATTCGACCACATCAAAAATGGCAATGTCCGCAAGGTTCCACGAGTGGAGAGAACGTCAATCACACTCTATGAGTACTACAGCGATAACACGGCCTCGAGTGTAGAGATTGAGGACCCTGAATTTATATCCAACTATAGCGACGCGCCTCAGGGGTTGAGCGGGCGCGTGTTTATCGTCGAAGATCTGTCAGAACGTACTATCCACGCCTTGGGGGAGGCCTTCGGAGTCACGCCAGAATTCTTCGAAGAGCATTTGTTGAATTCTGGGTACGGCGGTGCTCAGTATGATGATCCGCCGGCGCGGTCATGGAAGACAGCTGGATTGAATAAGTCGTACGTGTCAATCCAGTGGGTTCGGCCCATGTATCGTCGTCAACCACTATTCTCCAGCCGCGACCGGGAAGACCTACTTGATTTGGATCATGATGGGTTGGATTATATATCCGGAAACTCGATCTTTAGTCTCAAAGCAGAGACAAATATCTTTCGTCCCGAGTGGGACCTACGTGTTGATCCGCGGCGGACAGCAAAGGAGACGAGAGAGTTTGGCTTAGTCGAACGGGCATCAatttggaagaagaaggctaagAATAGGGATTATGAGATTG TTATTGTACTGCTTGATCCTCTGCCGGCAATTAGTTATAGCCATGATCAGACGCAGGTCATCCCAAAGATCGATATGAACTCCGACAGTGATCACGATTATCGTGATGCTAGTGATAGTGATGGAGCAGGAACTCGACCAATTTTGATAAtcgagggtgatgatggcgTCGAGGCCCTGGCGATCCCAATCGAGAACCCACGGCGAGAGAGAACCGGACGTCGGGTATTCGACTGGCTACTTAGGCGGAAGAGGCCCGAAGTACATAGAACAAAAGTGAATCTTGAGAGAACCATCCAGGTTTTGGTCAAGCAGATGGCTTCACGGAAACCCGTTACTATCGATCTGGAGGAGGCTATTGTGACAGGCGATCTCTTGGCGACTCTCCAGGATGAGCTCAACGAGACTAGGTCTACCCAGCAGGAAATTCACCATATGGTAGAGAAAAAGACTGCGCCAGTCAGTCTGCTCGATACACTGTTCGAGATCATTCGCCAGGATACTTTGACCCTGCTCCGGGTGCTCAACGAGATCTTGAGCGACATGGAGGTCGATATCCTGGATGACACGAAAATGGAGGATCGATTAACATTGTGGCGTCAACTCTTAACTAAAGCCGAGCGAGAGCTGTTGGATCTGATTGCCTCTATTAAGGAATTTCTGGCGTTCTTTGGTATCACACACCCTGCCAATACATCTCCAGCAGCATCCGATgagagctcagatatctTACGAAGCGTATCAGATCTTTTTGACCAAATCAACCAGATGCTTGCCCGGCTCCGACGTGCATCTTCCTCATTGACATCCAACATGGGTCTTCTGGACAGCCGACGTTCCATTGACGAGGCACACGCCGTAACGCGACTCACTGAGCTGGcgttcatcttcatcccacTCTCGTTTTCAGCATCCGTTTTTGGCATGCAGATCGAGCCCTTCGAAGACTCAGCGCCCGTGTGGAAATTTTTCGTTGTCGCAAGTACCGTAACAACTTTTGCCTACCTGATGCGACTGACAATGCGCAGCCAATGGCTAGCAAGTTTGAAGCAGAATGTGAAGCAGGATGTTAGACGGTACGCAGAACAACACAGCATTCCTGTGCAGGTCAGATCTCTATCAATGTTGCTGCTCCTGCGGTGGTTCGGGAGTGTACTCAACCGGAGCGGGAAGGCAACCTGGTCATGGATAAACAAGACGAGTCGCAAGGCTGGAACGGAGTTATGGCAGGTGATCGGATTCCCAGTCGGTCTCATTCTGATTACCGGTATTGTTGCCGTTGCACCCATAGCCGTACTCTGGACTCGGAATATGGACCAGGGCGTGCAGGGTACAGTTACCGCTGCGATTATGCTTGCCATCCTAGGACTGGTTGGCATACCATATTGGCGCAATTCCGATCCAGACTTTCGCTATGCACTCCCCAGGGTCATCCTGCGTTTGTTTGAGCGTATTCCGCCAACAACCCGCTTGATACTTATCTGGGCTCTTGGAATCATGGCCTTCGTTGCAATCCCGCTTGCATTGATATGGACGCGTCCATTGGCTTCAGGTATTAAAGCCGGCTTGACTGCGGCTATTGTGGTGATTTTGGTCACTGGTGTCGGGTTTCTAGTCATGCAGCTTTTGTACTCTAGGGCTTTAAACATATCGCGGGGGACTACAATTAGCTCTTCGGAGGGCACATCCGTCTCTGCAGAGCCTGTTGTACAGGATTTGCGTATCTAG
- a CDS encoding Fig1 domain-containing protein (predicted protein): MGIRSSLTSMNSHVIQPCGAQLTIRVYRICPFHRVPPYSDGCLYSCNYPLISLFFSDHKLPHISPTRWLINPPAVLLAGCTSSNGMNNIYLVSLKYRNASTSTPNDPSFINPSIAEKVYNLSQPRNTTIQEVRAGYMGLCLTRSDGAQFCSSNAAALASMVKDQGLQGSNDTADPLNLIWIAKNFKETIVFDGLIFIAVAVAFICLLALATFPGWHEEVDEDGSEREVKPFPSRRVSQAALGMSTLGFIFALISILWQHINSSAAGTMSESLTYGAIESHVGTAAMVLGWAAVVCLGVVALALLVMIMSISLLRQLTEE, from the exons ATGGGGATTCGAAGCAGCCTCACCAGTATGAACTCCCATGTTATCCAGCCGTGCGGGGCTCAACTGACAATTCGCGTTTATAGGATTTGTCCCTTTCATCGCGTACCACCATATTCTGATGGGTGTCTGTACAGTTGCAATTATCCTCTTAT atctttatttttttcgGACCATAAACTTCCTCACATTTCTCCTACGCGATGGCTGATCAACCCACCAGCTGTCCTCCTCGCGGGATGCACATCCTCCAACGGCATGAATAATATCTATCTAGTCTCCCTCAAGTATAGAAATGCTAGTACATCGACCCCTAACGACCCCTCATTCATTAATCCCAGCATTGCTGAAAAGGTCTACAATTTATCGCAACCACGCAATACTACGATTCAAGAAGTGCGGGCTGGGTACATGGGTCTCTGCTTGACTCGGAGTGACGGCGCGCAATTCTGTTCTAGTAATGCGGCAGCTTTGGCCAGTATGGTCAAGGATCAGGGATTGCAGGGCAGTAATGATACTGCCGATCCACTGAATTTGATTTGGATTGCGAAGAATTTCAAGGAGACGATTGTGTTTGACGGGTTGAT AttcatcgccgtcgccgTGGCATTCATTTGTTTACTCGCATTAGCCACATTCCCAGGCTGGCACGAGGAAGTCGACGAGGACGGCTCCGAGCGCGAAGTCAAGCCCTTCCCCTCACGGCGAGTCTCGCAGGCTGCACTAGGTATGAGTACATTGGGATTCATATTCGCCTTGATCTCAATCCTCTGGCAGCACATCAACAGCAGTGCTGCAGGAACCATGTCGGAGAGTCTTACGTATGGGGCCATCGAGAGCCATGTTGGGACGGCGGCAATGGTTCTCGGGTGGGCTGCCGTAGTCTGTCTTGGGGTTGTTGCTCTGGCATTGCTGGTTATGATTATGAGTATTAGTCTTCTCCGTCAATTGACGGAGGAGTAG